A portion of the Celeribacter baekdonensis genome contains these proteins:
- a CDS encoding carbohydrate ABC transporter permease, which yields MHPALQGLLTIVIGVSACIGYFYFSNVILDKVIFPARGPHAGRNINRANLIRPWLFLFPAVAALGLYLAYPVVETLRLSLTDRDMGGAFIGLENYRKMSIDPKFWEAMRNNALWLLVVPAVSTAMGLLVAQLTDRIRWGAIAKSLIFMPMAISFVGAAVIWKLVYDARPLGTEQIGILNAVLVALGGEPHTFLTLPFWNNFFLMVVLVWIQTGFAMVILSAALRGVPEETIEAAIVDGANPFQIFFKIKIPQIMGTIVVVWTTITITVLKVFDIVFAMTNGQWETQVLANYMYDKLFRANDWGVGSAAAMVIMLLVTPILVWNVYNARKEMK from the coding sequence ATGCATCCAGCACTACAAGGTCTGTTGACCATTGTGATCGGCGTCAGCGCCTGCATCGGCTATTTCTATTTCTCCAATGTCATCTTGGACAAAGTGATTTTTCCGGCCCGTGGTCCGCACGCTGGTCGTAACATCAACCGCGCCAATTTGATCCGACCTTGGTTGTTTCTGTTTCCGGCCGTTGCCGCCCTCGGTCTCTATTTGGCCTATCCGGTGGTCGAAACGCTACGTCTCTCGCTGACGGATCGCGACATGGGCGGGGCGTTTATTGGGCTTGAAAACTATCGCAAAATGTCGATCGACCCGAAATTCTGGGAAGCGATGCGCAACAACGCCTTGTGGCTTTTGGTTGTGCCCGCCGTCTCCACTGCGATGGGGCTTTTGGTGGCGCAACTGACCGATCGCATCCGCTGGGGGGCGATTGCCAAGTCTTTGATTTTCATGCCAATGGCGATCTCTTTTGTCGGCGCGGCAGTGATTTGGAAACTGGTCTATGACGCCCGCCCCTTGGGCACCGAACAGATCGGTATTCTCAACGCGGTTTTGGTCGCCTTGGGCGGTGAGCCGCATACGTTTTTGACCCTGCCGTTTTGGAACAACTTTTTCCTGATGGTGGTGCTCGTTTGGATTCAAACCGGCTTTGCCATGGTGATCCTGTCCGCCGCCCTGCGCGGTGTACCGGAAGAAACCATTGAGGCCGCGATTGTTGATGGCGCCAACCCGTTTCAGATCTTTTTCAAAATCAAAATCCCGCAAATCATGGGCACGATTGTGGTGGTCTGGACGACAATCACCATCACTGTGCTCAAGGTCTTTGACATCGTCTTCGCGATGACCAACGGCCAATGGGAAACCCAAGTTTTGGCCAACTACATGTATGACAAATTGTTCCGTGCCAATGATTGGGGTGTGGGCTCCGCCGCCGCGATGGTGATCATGCTTTTGGTCACGCCGATCTTGGTGTGGAACGTCTACAACGCCCGCAAAGAAATGAAATAA